In a single window of the Arachis hypogaea cultivar Tifrunner chromosome 6, arahy.Tifrunner.gnm2.J5K5, whole genome shotgun sequence genome:
- the LOC112696688 gene encoding probable purple acid phosphatase 20, translating into MGMVMQMRLLQLVVLFIGVFELNGVVCSYTRPPVRKTIFVPHDDDDSNSPEQVHISQVGQDKMRISWITGNSGPAKVEYGPSPSSIAFSETGSTSSYHYTLYESGEIHDVVIGPLKPNTVYYYRLGDPPSSRTYQLKTPPSQLPIKFAVTGDLGQTEWTKSTLEHIEKSNYDMLLLAGDLAYADMVQELWDSYGRLVEPLASQRPWMVTQGNHEIEKIPIIHSEPFTAFNARWRMPYEESASDSNLYYSFDVAGGVHVIMLGSYTDFEAGSSQYQWLQGDLKKVDRSKTPWVVVLIHAPWYNSNQAHQGEKESVNMKAALEGLLYQARVDFVFAGHVHAYERFTRVYKDKADNCGPVHITIGDGGNREGLATNYIDPKPDISIFTEASFGHGILEVFNASHALWSWHRNDNDEATASDSAWLTTLTSNPACK; encoded by the exons ATGGGGATGGTGATGCAAATGCGTCTCTTGCAGTTGGTGGTGTTATTCATCGGAGTATTTGAATTAAACGGCGTCGTTTGTTCTTACACTCGGCCTCCTGTTCGTAAAACCATCTTTGTTCCTCATGACGATGATGATTCCAACTCACCAGAACAG GTACATATATCTCAAGTGGGCCAAGATAAGATGAGAATATCATGGATCACAGGCAACTCAGGCCCGGCTAAAGTTGAATACGGCCCATCTCCTTCTTCAATCGCATTTTCTGAAACTGGTTCTACCTCCTCATATCATTATACCTTGTATGAATCTGGAGAAATTCATGACGTGGTAATTGGGCCACTGAAGCCCAACACTGTCTACTACTACCGTTTGGGTGATCCACCTTCAAGCCGAACCTACCAGCTCAAGACTCCACCCTCTCAATTGCCCATCAAGTTTGCAGTTACTG GTGATCTTGGACAAACAGAATGGACAAAGTCAACGCTAGAGCATATAGAAAAGTCAAATTACGATATGCTACTACTAGCAGGTGACCTAGCCTACGCAGATATGGTACAAGAGCTATGGGACTCGTACGGTCGGCTGGTTGAGCCCTTAGCGAGCCAGCGTCCATGGATGGTGACGCAAGGGAACCATGAGATTGAGAAGATTCCCATCATCCATAGCGAGCCCTTCACAGCCTTCAATGCCAGGTGGCGAATGCCCTACGAGGAGAGCGCTTCTGACTCCAACCTCTACTACTCCTTCGACGTGGCCGGTGGTGTCCACGTCATCATGTTGGGTTCCTATACTGATTTTGAGGCTGGGTCCTCGCAGTACCAATGGCTTCAGGGGGACTTGAAGAAGGTCGATAGGTCCAAGACTCCTTGGGTGGTGGTGTTGATCCACGCGCCGTGGTATAACTCCAACCAAGCTCATCAGGGTGAGAAGGAATCCGTCAACATGAAAGCGGCTCTCGAAGGTTTGCTCTACCAAGCTCGTGTTGATTTTGTTTTTGCTGGACATGTTCATGCTTATGAGCGCTTT ACGAGAGTTTATAAAGACAAAGCTGACAACTGTGGTCCAGTGCATATAACAATTGGTGATGGTGGAAACCGTGAAGGCCTTGCTACCAA CTACATAGATCCGAAGCCAGACATATCGATATTCACGGAGGCTAGCTTTGGGCATGGAATATTGGAGGTATTTAATGCATCACATGCACTCTGGAGTTGGCATAGGAATGATAATGACGAAGCTACTGCTAGTGACTCTGCTTGGTTAACAACCCTCACTTCTAACCCTGCTTGTAAATGA